One segment of Belonocnema kinseyi isolate 2016_QV_RU_SX_M_011 chromosome 7, B_treatae_v1, whole genome shotgun sequence DNA contains the following:
- the LOC117176857 gene encoding vacuolar protein sorting-associated protein 4B, with protein sequence MATGTTLQKAIDLVTKATEEDKKKNYEEALRLYEHAVEYFLHSLKYEAQGDRAKESIRSKCNQYLDRAEKLKAHLKKGKKKPVKAGEDDSKSEDKKSDSGDSDTDSDPEKKKLQSKLEGAIVMEKPNIKWSDVAGLDLAKEALKEAVILPIKFPQLFTGKRVPWKGILLFGPPGTGKSFLAKAVATEADNSTFFSVSSSDLVSKWLGESEKLVKNLFELARQHKPSIIFIDEVDSLCSSRSDNESESARRIKTEFLVQMQGVGNDNDGILVLGATNIPWVLDSAIRRRFEKRIYIPLPELQARAIMFKLHLGNTAHVLSDEDFKQLAASTEGYSGADISIIVRDALMQPVRQVQTATHFKKVRGPSPKDPSIIVDNLLTPCSPGDPNAIEMNWMDIQGHELFEPPVTMRDMLKSLSTTRPTVNEDDMKKLEKFKEDFGQEG encoded by the exons AAAGCGATCGATTTAGTCACCAAAGCAACCGAggaagataaaaagaaaaattatgaagaagCTCTGAGGCTCTATGAACACGCAGTAGAGTATTTCCTTCATTCACTCAAAT ATGAAGCCCAAGGCGACAGGGCGAAAGAGAGTATCCGATCAAAGTGCAACCAGTATTTGGACAGAGCAGAAAAGTTAAAAGCAcatttgaaaaaagggaaaaagaagcCCGTGAAAGCCGGCGAAGATGATTCGAAAAGCGAGGACAAGAAGAGTGATAGTGGTGACAGTGATACAGACAGCGATCCcgaaaaaaagaaacttcaaagCAAACTTGAAGGTGCTATTGTCATGGAAAAACCAAATATAAAATGGAGTGATGTCGCTGGTTTGGATTTAGCTAAAGAAGCTCTGAAGGAAGCAGTCATCTTGCCTATTAAATTCCCTCAACTCTTCACAGGAAAAAGAGTTCCTTGGaagggtattttattattcggg ccACCAGGTACCGGTAAATCCTTTTTAGCAAAGGCAGTAGCAACAGAAGCCGACAATTCCACCTTCTTTTCCGTCTCATCCTCCGATTTGGTGAGCAAGTGGCTCGGAGAATCTGAGAAACTCGTCAAGAATCTATTCGAGTTGGCCCGTCAACATAAACCTAGCATCATTTTCATCGATGAAGTGGATTCTCTTTGCTCGTCTCGATCCGACAACGAATCGGAATCAGCACGGAGAATAAAAACCGAATTTCTAGTACAAATGCAGG GAGTGGGAAATGACAATGACGGTATTCTTGTCCTTGGGGCGACGAATATTCCCTGGGTTCTGGACTCTGCAATCCGAAGAAGATTCGAGAAGAGGATTTACATTCCTCTGCCGGAATTGCAGGCTCGAGCGATTATGTTCAAACTCCACTTGGGAAATACGGCTCACGTTTTATCAGATGAGGATTTCAAGCAGCTGGCAGCTTCTACCGAAGGATACTCGGGGGCTGATATTAGCATCATCGTCAGGGACGCTTTGATGCAACCTGTCAGGCAGGTTCAGACCGCAACGCACTTTAAAAAAGTGAGAGGTCCTTCGCCCAAAGATCCATCGATTATCGTTGACAATTTGCTCACCCCTTGCTCTCCTGGTGATCCAAATGCAATTGAGATGAATTGGATGGACATCCAGGGTCATGAGTTGTTTGAGCCGCCCGTCACAATG cgagATATGTTAAAATCGCTATCGACAACTCGGCCAACAGTGAACGAGGACGACATGAAGAAGCTTGAGAAATTCAAGGAAGACTTCGGTCAGGAAGGTTGA